One Pseudonocardia abyssalis DNA segment encodes these proteins:
- a CDS encoding antibiotic biosynthesis monooxygenase family protein has protein sequence MITEIADFAVLPDKQEEFADAVREGLALVAGTPGFRRARLTRSIETPTRFVLLIEWDSVEAHTVGFRESEAFPKWRAIVGPFFDGAPTVEHVEDLVTHP, from the coding sequence ATGATCACCGAGATCGCCGACTTCGCCGTCCTCCCCGACAAGCAGGAGGAGTTCGCCGACGCCGTCCGTGAGGGCCTCGCGCTCGTCGCCGGCACCCCCGGCTTCCGCCGCGCCCGGCTCACCCGCAGCATCGAGACGCCCACCCGGTTCGTGCTGCTCATCGAGTGGGACAGCGTCGAGGCGCACACCGTCGGCTTCCGCGAGTCGGAGGCGTTCCCGAAGTGGCGCGCGATCGTCGGGCCCTTCTTCGACGGCGCCCCGACGGTCGAGCACGTCGAGGACCTCGTCACGCACCCCTGA
- a CDS encoding DNA polymerase domain-containing protein, translating into MAAAKETREGVELSSLDGPLFDGADATKRDLVDYLDGVSARILPGLVQRALSVVRVRPGQEPFMQKNLPTYAPDWIASTTAWSHASQRDVRYALCDDRRTLLWFANQRAVEYHPALLRDGETVSRQLVIDLDPPADDDFAHVVAAAACVRQALADSGLAGAVKTSGAKGVHVVVPLEPSAIDDTAAATRALAARAERVDPSVATTAYIKEDRQGKVFVDSTRAGGATIVAAYSPRVRPGAPVSFPVAWDDLAEVHPRDFTIRTALGLLGDADPWADALPAPQALPADLVEQGHEIPVARVVAMHEGKRRKRAARAAE; encoded by the coding sequence ATGGCAGCCGCGAAGGAGACTCGTGAGGGCGTCGAGCTGAGCAGTCTCGACGGCCCGCTGTTCGACGGAGCCGACGCCACCAAGCGCGACCTCGTCGACTACCTCGACGGCGTCTCGGCCCGGATCCTGCCCGGCCTCGTGCAGCGGGCACTGTCGGTGGTGCGCGTCCGGCCGGGGCAGGAGCCGTTCATGCAGAAGAACCTCCCGACGTACGCGCCGGACTGGATCGCCTCGACGACGGCGTGGTCGCACGCCTCCCAGCGCGACGTCCGCTACGCCCTGTGCGACGACCGGCGGACGCTGCTGTGGTTCGCCAACCAGCGCGCGGTCGAGTACCACCCCGCGCTGCTGCGCGACGGCGAGACGGTCTCCCGGCAGCTGGTCATCGACCTCGACCCCCCGGCCGACGACGACTTCGCGCACGTCGTGGCGGCCGCCGCGTGCGTGCGGCAGGCGCTGGCCGACTCCGGGCTCGCCGGCGCGGTGAAGACGAGCGGGGCGAAGGGCGTGCACGTCGTGGTGCCGCTGGAGCCCTCGGCGATCGACGACACCGCCGCCGCCACCCGCGCGCTCGCCGCCCGCGCCGAGCGGGTCGACCCGTCCGTCGCGACCACCGCGTACATCAAGGAGGACCGGCAGGGGAAGGTCTTCGTCGACTCCACCCGCGCGGGCGGCGCCACGATCGTCGCCGCGTACAGCCCGCGGGTCCGGCCCGGCGCGCCGGTGTCGTTCCCCGTCGCCTGGGACGACCTGGCCGAGGTCCACCCCCGCGACTTCACGATCCGCACCGCGCTCGGGCTCCTCGGCGACGCCGACCCGTGGGCCGACGCCCTGCCCGCCCCGCAGGCGCTGCCCGCCGACCTCGTCGAGCAGGGGCACGAGATCCCCGTCGCCCGCGTGGTCGCGATGCACGAGGGGAAACGGCGCAAGCGGGCGGCCCGGGCCGCGGAGTGA
- a CDS encoding metallophosphoesterase family protein, with translation MGPPERILILSDTHIPARARDLPAPVWEAVDAADVVIHAGDWVSVAALDALQARAVRLVGVFGNNDGDELRARLPEVARVELAGVRFAVVHETGSSKGREKRCSTAYPDVDVLVFGHSHIPWDSTTVTGLRLLNPGSPTDRRRRPTHTWMTASVDDGTLGPVTLHHL, from the coding sequence GTGGGTCCGCCCGAGCGCATCCTGATCCTGAGCGACACCCACATCCCGGCGAGGGCGCGCGACCTGCCCGCGCCGGTGTGGGAGGCCGTCGACGCGGCCGACGTGGTGATCCACGCAGGCGACTGGGTCTCCGTCGCCGCCCTCGACGCCCTGCAGGCCAGGGCGGTGCGGCTGGTCGGGGTCTTCGGCAACAACGACGGCGACGAGCTGCGCGCGCGGCTGCCCGAGGTGGCCCGCGTCGAGCTCGCGGGCGTCCGGTTCGCCGTGGTGCACGAGACCGGGTCGTCGAAGGGCCGCGAGAAGCGCTGCTCCACGGCCTACCCCGACGTCGACGTCCTCGTCTTCGGCCACAGCCACATCCCGTGGGACTCCACCACCGTCACGGGCCTGCGCCTGCTCAACCCCGGCTCCCCCACCGACCGCCGCCGCCGGCCCACCCACACGTGGATGACGGCCTCGGTGGACGACGGCACCCTCGGCCCGGTCACCCTCCACCACCTCTGA
- a CDS encoding sodium:calcium antiporter codes for MSPLTSVFVFISGAVLLIFSAEKLIGYLVGAASGLKMSLFLLAIVFTGIEFDDIFLGVALNMEDLSDVALGTVFGTAISLTGVVLAVAAILTPVRVQIPRDYIALLAAAPLVMIVFTLTAPFTLVDGAVLVGLFTLFVAYVAVRESRREIPVFRHAEVYAGMGEADGGRVEDTDDARGPSFADEMPFAEARGRPGWAGIALALLALAGLIIGAATTGIGVEGILESFGIEGTLFGATIVTAVLTIEDLFLTVEPIRKGAPEIGIGNVIGSVVFSVTGKLGVIILAGGAIVVGPEVLTWHLTALVVVTGLAAFFLYTGRLRPWHGYLLLALYVAYWVVSFVAFGQAPIEMD; via the coding sequence GTGTCACCGTTGACCTCTGTATTCGTCTTCATCTCCGGCGCCGTGTTGCTCATCTTCAGCGCGGAGAAGCTGATCGGCTACCTCGTGGGGGCGGCCAGCGGGCTCAAGATGTCCCTTTTCCTGCTGGCCATCGTGTTCACGGGCATCGAGTTCGACGACATCTTCCTCGGGGTCGCGCTGAACATGGAGGACCTCAGCGACGTCGCGCTGGGCACCGTCTTCGGCACCGCGATCTCCCTGACCGGGGTCGTGCTCGCGGTCGCCGCGATCCTCACGCCGGTCCGGGTACAGATCCCGCGGGACTACATCGCCCTCCTGGCCGCCGCGCCACTGGTCATGATCGTCTTCACGCTGACGGCGCCGTTCACCCTCGTCGACGGCGCCGTGCTGGTCGGCCTGTTCACCCTGTTCGTGGCCTACGTCGCCGTACGGGAGTCCCGCCGGGAGATCCCGGTCTTCCGCCATGCGGAGGTCTACGCGGGAATGGGTGAGGCGGACGGCGGCCGGGTGGAGGACACCGACGATGCGCGGGGGCCGTCCTTCGCCGACGAGATGCCGTTCGCCGAGGCCCGGGGGCGTCCCGGCTGGGCGGGGATCGCACTGGCGCTGCTCGCGCTCGCCGGCCTCATCATCGGCGCCGCGACGACGGGCATCGGGGTCGAGGGGATCCTGGAGAGCTTCGGGATCGAGGGCACGCTGTTCGGTGCCACGATCGTCACCGCGGTCCTGACGATCGAGGACCTCTTCCTGACCGTCGAACCCATCCGGAAGGGCGCGCCGGAGATCGGGATCGGGAACGTCATCGGGAGCGTCGTCTTCTCGGTCACGGGCAAGCTCGGTGTCATCATCCTCGCGGGAGGCGCGATCGTCGTCGGTCCGGAGGTGCTCACCTGGCACCTGACCGCGCTCGTCGTGGTGACCGGTCTCGCGGCGTTCTTCCTGTACACCGGCCGGCTGCGGCCGTGGCACGGCTACCTGCTGCTCGCGCTCTACGTCGCCTACTGGGTCGTCAGCTTCGTCGCGTTCGGGCAGGCCCCGATCGAGATGGACTGA
- the pqqE gene encoding pyrroloquinoline quinone biosynthesis protein PqqE → MDRPFGLLAELTYRCPLACAYCSNPLELAAYDDELSTAEWQRVFGEAAELGVLQCHLSGGEPLLRRDLVDLVRTASGLGMYTNLVTSAIGLSPGRAEELKEAGLDHVQISVQADEPTASDRIAGIPSFERKLRAAAVAKDLGWPLTVNVVLHRQNIDRVAEIIALVEELDADRVELANTQYYGWAWRNRAALLPSREQLAGAEDVVRAARARLAGRMEIVHVLPDYYGEFPKPCMGGWAARQLTVAPNGDALPCPAAQTLPLPRASVREDPLGRIWDGAPVFTAFRGTGWMQDPCRTCDRRELDFGGCRCQAFQLTGDAARTDPVCHLSPDHAIVTEAVEAANTASRRDDEELVPRPHR, encoded by the coding sequence ATGGATAGGCCTTTCGGACTGCTGGCCGAGCTCACCTACCGGTGCCCGCTGGCGTGTGCGTACTGCTCCAACCCGCTCGAGCTCGCCGCCTACGACGACGAGCTGAGCACCGCCGAGTGGCAGCGCGTGTTCGGGGAGGCCGCGGAACTGGGCGTGCTGCAGTGCCACCTCTCCGGCGGAGAGCCGCTGCTGCGCCGCGACCTGGTCGACCTGGTGCGCACCGCATCCGGGCTGGGCATGTACACGAACCTGGTGACGAGCGCGATCGGGCTCTCGCCCGGCCGCGCCGAGGAGCTGAAGGAGGCCGGGCTCGATCACGTGCAGATCAGCGTGCAGGCCGACGAGCCCACCGCCTCCGACCGCATCGCCGGCATCCCGTCGTTCGAGCGCAAGCTCAGGGCCGCCGCGGTCGCGAAGGACCTGGGCTGGCCCCTGACGGTCAACGTGGTCCTGCACCGGCAGAACATCGACCGGGTCGCCGAGATCATCGCCCTGGTCGAGGAGCTCGACGCCGACCGGGTCGAGCTCGCCAACACCCAGTACTACGGCTGGGCGTGGCGCAACCGCGCGGCGCTGCTGCCGAGCCGGGAGCAGCTCGCGGGGGCCGAGGACGTCGTCCGCGCCGCGCGCGCACGCCTGGCCGGGCGGATGGAGATCGTGCATGTCCTGCCCGACTACTACGGCGAGTTCCCCAAGCCCTGCATGGGAGGGTGGGCCGCCCGCCAGCTGACCGTGGCCCCCAACGGTGACGCGCTGCCCTGCCCGGCCGCGCAGACCCTCCCGCTGCCCCGGGCCAGCGTGCGGGAGGACCCACTGGGACGGATCTGGGACGGCGCCCCGGTCTTCACCGCGTTCCGCGGCACCGGCTGGATGCAGGACCCCTGCCGGACCTGCGACCGTCGCGAGCTCGACTTCGGCGGATGCCGCTGCCAGGCGTTCCAGCTCACCGGCGACGCCGCCCGGACCGATCCGGTCTGCCACCTCTCCCCCGACCACGCGATCGTCACCGAGGCGGTGGAGGCGGCCAACACGGCCTCGAGGCGCGACGACGAGGAGCTCGTGCCGCGTCCGCACCGCTGA
- the pqqD gene encoding pyrroloquinoline quinone biosynthesis peptide chaperone PqqD produces the protein MTTAPAVPPVVAPSGRPTLSRHVRMRFDPTRERHVLLGPESVIVLNPTGADILGLCDGRRTVSDVAAELRTRYGRVVDAEVLQDEVVAFLARLVTRRCVEIADG, from the coding sequence GTGACCACCGCGCCGGCGGTCCCGCCGGTCGTCGCGCCGTCGGGCCGCCCGACGTTGTCGCGGCACGTCCGGATGCGGTTCGACCCGACCCGGGAACGGCACGTGCTGCTGGGTCCGGAGTCGGTGATCGTGCTCAACCCGACCGGTGCCGACATCCTCGGGCTCTGCGACGGGCGGCGGACCGTGTCCGACGTCGCCGCGGAACTGCGGACACGGTACGGCCGCGTGGTCGACGCCGAGGTGCTCCAGGACGAGGTCGTGGCCTTCCTGGCCCGTCTCGTCACCAGACGATGTGTGGAGATCGCCGATGGATAG
- the pqqC gene encoding pyrroloquinoline-quinone synthase PqqC: MSTSTLSTGTGDPTTDPTTVTPETAQLVEQLRAHAQSYHSAHPFHLRMNEGALRPDQIRGWVANRYYYQEMIPRKDAAILANCPDPAVRRRWIRRITDHDGDAPGLGGIEAWLRLGEACGLTREEIEDHRHLVPGVRFAVDAYVTFARTRPWVEAVASSLTELFAPDLMAERLRAFEQRYTWIDPEGLAYFRNRLHQAPRDSEHALEVVTQYCRTPQDRDAAVAALSFKCDVLWSMMDAIGQAYGDRPSAR; encoded by the coding sequence ATGAGCACCAGCACCCTGAGCACGGGCACCGGCGACCCGACGACGGACCCGACGACGGTGACACCGGAGACCGCGCAGCTCGTCGAGCAGTTGCGCGCGCACGCGCAGAGCTACCACAGTGCGCACCCGTTCCACCTGCGGATGAACGAGGGTGCGCTCCGCCCGGACCAGATCCGCGGCTGGGTGGCGAACCGCTACTACTACCAGGAGATGATCCCGCGCAAGGACGCGGCGATCCTCGCCAACTGCCCCGACCCGGCGGTCCGCCGGCGGTGGATCCGCCGGATCACCGACCACGACGGCGACGCACCCGGGCTCGGCGGCATCGAGGCGTGGCTGCGGCTCGGCGAGGCCTGCGGCCTCACCCGCGAGGAGATCGAGGACCACCGCCACCTCGTCCCCGGGGTCCGCTTCGCCGTCGACGCGTACGTCACGTTCGCCCGGACGCGGCCCTGGGTGGAGGCGGTCGCGTCGTCGCTGACCGAGCTGTTCGCCCCGGACCTGATGGCCGAGCGCCTCAGGGCCTTCGAGCAGCGCTACACCTGGATCGACCCGGAGGGCCTGGCCTACTTCCGGAACCGCCTGCACCAGGCGCCGCGCGACTCCGAGCACGCGCTCGAGGTGGTCACGCAGTACTGCCGGACCCCGCAGGACCGCGACGCCGCGGTGGCCGCGCTGTCGTTCAAGTGCGACGTCCTCTGGTCGATGATGGACGCGATCGGCCAGGCGTACGGAGACCGGCCCAGTGCCCGATGA
- the pqqB gene encoding pyrroloquinoline quinone biosynthesis protein PqqB — protein MWLRVLGSAAGGGYPQWNCSCPTCRAVREGSRPARARTQSSIAVSPDRERWFLFNASPDIRAQFEAFPGLHPGADRATPLQAVLLTDAELDHTLGLLLLREGRGIDLHATAATRATLTSGTGVLTTLERYCPVEWTPVVPGRDVSLGGISYRAFDVPTAKHDRFGTGEDDGRVVGYRLTDERTGRVAVYLPGVQELTPAVLTELDGVDCLLIDGTCWHDDELIRLGLAAKTARDMGHLSLSGPGGSLEQLARLPIDRTIYIHINNTNPILLEDSPQRREVERAGMEVAHDGLEVEVPAP, from the coding sequence ATGTGGCTGCGGGTGCTCGGATCGGCGGCCGGGGGTGGCTACCCGCAGTGGAACTGCAGCTGCCCGACGTGCCGGGCGGTCCGCGAGGGCAGCAGGCCGGCACGGGCGCGGACGCAGTCGTCGATCGCGGTGAGTCCGGACCGGGAGCGGTGGTTCCTGTTCAACGCCTCCCCCGACATCCGGGCGCAGTTCGAGGCCTTCCCGGGCCTGCACCCCGGGGCCGACCGGGCCACCCCGCTGCAGGCGGTGCTGCTCACCGACGCCGAGCTCGACCACACCCTGGGGCTGCTCCTGCTGCGGGAGGGCCGCGGGATCGACCTGCACGCCACCGCGGCGACCCGCGCGACGCTGACATCGGGGACGGGGGTGCTGACCACGCTGGAGCGCTACTGCCCCGTCGAGTGGACGCCCGTCGTCCCGGGGCGGGACGTGTCGTTGGGCGGGATCTCCTACCGGGCCTTCGACGTCCCCACGGCCAAGCACGACCGCTTCGGCACCGGCGAGGACGACGGCCGGGTGGTGGGCTATCGGCTCACCGACGAGCGCACCGGACGCGTCGCCGTCTACCTGCCCGGTGTGCAGGAGCTGACACCCGCCGTGCTCACCGAGCTCGACGGCGTCGACTGCCTGCTCATCGACGGCACCTGCTGGCACGACGACGAGCTGATCCGCCTCGGCCTGGCCGCGAAGACCGCCCGCGACATGGGCCACCTGTCCCTCAGCGGTCCCGGCGGGAGCCTGGAGCAGCTGGCCCGGTTGCCGATCGACCGCACGATCTACATCCACATCAACAACACCAACCCGATCCTGCTCGAGGACTCACCGCAGCGGCGCGAGGTCGAGCGGGCGGGAATGGAAGTGGCCCACGACGGCCTCGAAGTGGAGGTTCCCGCACCATGA
- the pqqA gene encoding pyrroloquinoline quinone precursor peptide PqqA: protein METLPEWEAPDFEEVGCAPEVTMYVARSEA from the coding sequence ATGGAGACGCTCCCTGAGTGGGAAGCCCCCGACTTCGAGGAGGTCGGGTGTGCACCCGAGGTGACGATGTACGTCGCTCGCTCGGAGGCCTAG
- a CDS encoding PQQ-dependent dehydrogenase, methanol/ethanol family: MTDYVDAGAAIPLTQLSAVKGSAPATTNVDFERIKNAGTEPENWLTYYGTYDGQRYSELDQITKDNVRRLSPAWVFQAGATGMQSGASTYSFEAAPIVVDGVMYVSGPDGKAWALDAKTGEELWRYKHASPYDVSLCCGNVNRGLAVGHGKVYMATLNAHVVALDATTGEKVWDITAGDVRAGESRTAAPLLVKDMVVVGSSGGEFGTRGCLDAFDAETGERRWRRYMIPKPGEPGAETWPSDGDAWQRGGANCWITPTYDPELELLYQGTGNPAPDFDGGVRPGDNLYTDSIVAVDVNTGEIRWHYQCTPHDLWDYDSTMENLLFDAPDGRKLLAHADKNGYFFVLDRTNGELVRVFPFCDRITWGEISPEGKVTPKVYPDEEGVPVHFWPGPAGAKEWTHMSYSKQTGLIYIPVQEVGATATRRRREFKESIPYWGAGVAVDLDDFYGFVSAVDPLTGEEKWRWRNEYPMCASNVTTAGGLVFQGTPTGEFVALDAETGEKLWSFQCGSGHHSSPSVYSVDGRQYLAVPTGWGGWIEGFLPGLLGAAAGDALFVFALPED, from the coding sequence ATGACCGACTACGTCGACGCAGGCGCAGCCATCCCCCTGACGCAACTCAGCGCCGTCAAGGGCAGCGCGCCGGCCACCACGAACGTGGACTTCGAGCGCATCAAGAACGCCGGCACGGAGCCGGAGAACTGGCTCACCTACTACGGCACCTACGACGGGCAGCGCTACAGCGAGCTCGACCAGATCACGAAGGACAACGTCCGGCGCCTGTCGCCCGCGTGGGTGTTCCAGGCCGGCGCCACCGGCATGCAGTCCGGCGCGTCGACCTACTCCTTCGAGGCCGCCCCGATCGTCGTCGACGGCGTCATGTACGTCTCCGGCCCGGACGGCAAGGCCTGGGCGCTGGACGCCAAGACCGGCGAGGAGCTCTGGCGCTACAAGCACGCCTCCCCCTACGACGTCTCGCTGTGCTGCGGGAACGTCAACCGCGGCCTGGCCGTCGGGCACGGGAAGGTCTACATGGCCACCCTCAACGCCCACGTCGTCGCGCTCGACGCGACCACCGGCGAGAAGGTCTGGGACATCACGGCCGGTGACGTGCGGGCCGGGGAGAGCCGCACCGCCGCGCCGCTGCTGGTGAAGGACATGGTCGTCGTCGGGAGCTCCGGCGGCGAGTTCGGCACCCGCGGGTGCCTGGACGCGTTCGACGCCGAGACCGGGGAGCGCCGCTGGCGCCGGTACATGATCCCGAAGCCGGGCGAGCCGGGCGCCGAGACCTGGCCGTCCGACGGCGACGCGTGGCAGCGCGGCGGCGCGAACTGCTGGATCACCCCCACCTACGACCCGGAGCTGGAGCTGCTCTACCAGGGCACCGGCAACCCGGCACCCGACTTCGACGGCGGCGTGCGCCCGGGCGACAACCTCTACACCGACAGCATCGTCGCGGTGGACGTGAACACCGGCGAGATCCGGTGGCACTACCAGTGCACCCCGCACGACCTGTGGGACTACGACTCCACGATGGAGAACCTCCTGTTCGACGCCCCGGACGGGCGCAAGCTGCTCGCCCACGCGGACAAGAACGGGTACTTCTTCGTCCTGGACCGGACCAACGGCGAGCTCGTCCGCGTGTTCCCGTTCTGCGACCGGATCACCTGGGGTGAGATCAGCCCGGAGGGCAAGGTCACGCCCAAGGTGTACCCCGACGAGGAGGGCGTGCCGGTGCACTTCTGGCCGGGGCCGGCCGGGGCCAAGGAATGGACGCACATGTCCTACTCCAAGCAGACGGGGTTGATCTACATCCCGGTGCAGGAGGTCGGGGCGACGGCCACCCGCAGGCGCCGCGAGTTCAAGGAGTCCATCCCCTACTGGGGCGCCGGCGTCGCCGTCGACCTCGACGACTTCTACGGCTTCGTCAGCGCCGTCGACCCGCTGACCGGCGAGGAGAAGTGGCGCTGGCGCAACGAGTACCCGATGTGCGCCTCGAACGTCACCACGGCAGGCGGCCTGGTCTTCCAGGGCACGCCGACCGGTGAGTTCGTCGCGCTGGACGCCGAGACCGGCGAGAAGCTGTGGTCGTTCCAGTGTGGTAGCGGGCACCACAGCAGCCCCAGCGTCTACAGCGTCGACGGGCGGCAGTACCTCGCGGTACCGACCGGGTGGGGCGGCTGGATCGAGGGGTTCCTGCCCGGGCTGCTCGGGGCCGCCGCCGGCGACGCGCTGTTCGTCTTCGCCCTGCCGGAGGACTAG
- a CDS encoding MSMEG_3727 family PQQ-associated protein: MTTTAGDPSAQLADGLARQNSTGLGRLLGTGKVGHAVEGPDGRMTATVRIPEDELSWEPETIIMPHGGDLELTLINDDRNTHCAVLPNNGDPKIIWLVNHSKGTASLNLDGPGTYYYGSTTGNDEGRGLIGAIVIGGEVPDHAKLDRPAQPRP; the protein is encoded by the coding sequence ATGACGACTACTGCAGGAGATCCATCCGCCCAGTTGGCCGACGGCCTGGCCCGGCAGAACAGCACCGGACTGGGCCGGTTGCTCGGTACCGGGAAGGTCGGGCACGCCGTGGAGGGTCCCGACGGCCGGATGACCGCCACGGTCCGGATCCCGGAGGACGAGCTGAGCTGGGAGCCCGAGACGATCATCATGCCGCACGGCGGGGACCTCGAGCTCACGCTCATCAACGACGACAGGAACACCCACTGCGCGGTGCTGCCCAACAACGGTGACCCCAAGATCATCTGGCTGGTCAACCACTCCAAGGGCACGGCCTCGCTCAACCTGGACGGCCCGGGCACCTACTACTACGGCTCCACAACCGGCAACGACGAGGGCCGCGGCCTGATCGGGGCGATCGTCATCGGTGGAGAGGTGCCGGACCACGCCAAGCTCGACCGACCCGCGCAACCGCGCCCGTGA
- a CDS encoding ribonucleotide-diphosphate reductase subunit beta — MITGYGHFAQLADSLQWDEADIDFSADREAWPQLTVAENENILGLLAGFLVAENAVSTQLGAYQLVASDPSMKKVFQAQIRDEVRHARFFDLVAAEVVGVPGDDRDARRDALRAYVDAELVDLFEERLPATAQRLADTGEGLTAAVGLYHMVIEGVVLVAGQHAMLDALECLSVPLPGVRRGMELVLRDERWHIGFGSRIVQAADVGVDEVESMLEQGETAAKVWGNLITTEAIETAMRQHRRRLKAAGIKFW; from the coding sequence ATACGGCCATTTCGCGCAGCTCGCCGACTCGTTGCAGTGGGACGAGGCGGACATCGACTTCTCGGCCGACCGGGAGGCATGGCCGCAGCTCACCGTGGCCGAGAACGAGAACATCCTCGGGCTGCTCGCCGGTTTCCTCGTCGCCGAGAACGCGGTGTCCACGCAGCTCGGTGCGTACCAGCTGGTCGCGTCCGACCCCTCGATGAAGAAGGTGTTCCAGGCCCAGATCCGGGACGAGGTGCGCCACGCCCGCTTCTTCGACCTCGTCGCCGCCGAGGTCGTCGGCGTCCCCGGGGACGACCGCGACGCCCGGCGGGACGCCCTGCGCGCGTACGTCGACGCCGAGCTCGTCGACCTGTTCGAGGAGCGCCTGCCGGCCACCGCACAGCGGCTCGCCGACACCGGGGAGGGCCTGACCGCCGCGGTCGGGCTCTACCACATGGTGATCGAGGGCGTGGTCCTCGTCGCGGGACAGCACGCCATGCTCGACGCGCTGGAGTGCCTGTCCGTCCCGCTCCCCGGCGTGCGCCGCGGGATGGAGCTGGTGCTGCGCGACGAGCGCTGGCACATCGGGTTCGGGTCACGCATCGTCCAGGCCGCCGACGTCGGCGTGGACGAGGTGGAGTCGATGCTCGAGCAGGGTGAGACGGCCGCCAAGGTGTGGGGGAACCTCATCACCACCGAGGCCATCGAGACCGCGATGCGACAGCACCGCAGGCGGCTCAAGGCCGCGGGCATCAAGTTCTGGTAG